The following are from one region of the Nicotiana tabacum cultivar K326 chromosome 3, ASM71507v2, whole genome shotgun sequence genome:
- the LOC107780689 gene encoding putative indole-3-acetic acid-amido synthetase GH3.1, with protein sequence MAIATSTASSPLGRPACEKDAKALQFIEEMTRNVDSVQEKVLAEILSRNDNAEYLQRFKLRGGTDRNTFKSKVPVVTYEEIQPDIQRIANGDRSPIFSSHPISEFLTSSGTSAGERKLMPTIEEELDRRQLLYSLLMPVMNLYVPGLDKGKGLYFLFIKAETKTPGGLLARPVLTSYYKSDQFKTRPYDPYNVYTSPNEAILCVDSFQSMYTQMLCGLLMREQVLRVGAVFASGLLRAIRFLQLNWQQLAKDIAYGTLNTRVSDPSIKECTSKILKPNPELAEFVIKECEGQNWEGIITRIWPNTKYLDVIVTGAMAQYIHTLDYYSGGLPKACTMYASSECYFGLNLNPMCRPSEVSYTIMPNMCYCEFIPHDPINPATISPDSPPRLVDLADVEMGREYELVITTYAGLCRYRVGDILQVTGFHNSAPQFKFIRRKNVLLSIDSDKTDEAELQKAVENATQILRPHDTSVVEYTSYADTKTIPGHYVIYWELLIKDPNNSPSHDVLNKCCLAMEESLNSVYRQCRVADNSIGPLEIRVVKKGTFEELMDYAISRGASINQYKAPRCVNFTPILELLDSRVISVHFSPTAPHWTPERRRLQL encoded by the exons ATGGCCATAGCTACTAGTACTGCTTCATCTCCTCTTGGCCGTCCAGCATGTGAGAAAGATGCTAAGGCCCTTCAGTTTATTGAGGAGATGACTAGAAACGTTGATTCAGTCCAAGAAAAGGTCTTGGCTGAAATCTTAAGTCGAAATGACAATGCTGAGTACCTTCAAAGATTTAAGCTTCGTGGTGGTACTGACCGTAACACATTCAAGTCCAAAGTACCAGTTGTCACATACGAGGAAATCCAACCTGATATTCAGCGTATTGCCAATGGTGATCGTTCTCCAATTTTCTCATCTCATCCCATCTCCGAGTTCCTCACTAG CTCGGGGACATCTGCTGGTGAGAGAAAGCTGATGCCCACAATTGAAGAGGAGCTAGACCGGAGACAGCTATTGTACAGCCTTCTCATGCCCGTCATGAATCT GTATGTACCTGGACTAGACAAAGGGAAAGGCTTGTACTTTCTATTTATAAAGGCAGAAACCAAGACTCCTGGTGGACTACTTGCCAGACCAGTCCTAACGAGTTACTACAAAAGTGACCAGTTCAAGACTAGGCCATACGATCCATACAATGTGTATACAAGTCCTAACGAGGCTATTCTCTGCGTCGACTCTTTCCAGAGCATGTATACTCAAATGCTTTGTGGCCTTCTCATGCGAGAACAAGTCCTTCGAGTAGGGGCCGTTTTTGCCTCTGGTCTACTTCGTGCCATTCGTTTTCTTCAACTCAATTGGCAGCAACTTGCTAAGGATATCGCATATGGGACACTAAACACTAGAGTTTCTGACCCTTCTATCAAGGAATGCACGTCCAAAATACTTAAACCAAATCCTGAACTTGCTGAGTTCGTTATCAAGGAGTGTGAAGGTCAGAATTGGGAAGGGATCATTACTAGAATTTGGCCAAATACAAAGTACTTGGATGTGATCGTCACAG GTGCAATGGCTCAATATATCCATACACTAGACTATTATAGTGGTGGTTTACCAAAGGCTTGCACCATGTATGCATCTTCCGAGTGTTATTTTGGCCTTAATTTGAACCCAATGTGCAGACCATCTGAAGTATCTTACACCATAATGCCTAATATGTGCTACTGTGAGTTTATCCCTCATGACCCAATCAACCCTGCAACGATTTCTCCTGACTCACCACCCCGTCTCGTGGACCTGGCTGATGTGGAAATGGGAAGAGAGTACGAGCTCGTGATCACAACCTACGCCGGATTATGTCGTTACAGAGTTGGTGATATTCTCCAGGTCACTGGGTTTCACAACTCGGCCCCTCAGTTCAAATTCATAAGGAGGAAGAACGTGCTATTGAGCATTGATTCGGACAAAACCGATGAGGCCGAGTTGCAAAAGGCAGTTGAGAACGCTACGCAAATTTTGCGACCACATGACACAAGTGTGGTTGAATACACTAGCTACGCCGACACTAAAACAATTCCAGGACATTATGTGATCTATTGGGAATTACTTATAAAGGACCCAAATAATTCTCCGAGTCACGATGTATTGAACAAATGTTGCTTGGCTATGGAAGAATCATTGAATTCAGTTTATCGACAGTGCAGAGTTGCAGATAATTCAATTGGACCATTGGAAATTAGGGTAGTGAAAAAGGGAACATTTGAAGAGCTAATGGACTATGCAATTTCTAGAGGTGCATCTATAAATCAGTACAAGGCTCCTAGGTGTGTCAATTTTACCCCTATCTTGGAATTACTAGACTCCAGGGTAATTTCAGTGCACTTTAGTCCAACTGCTCCTCACTGGACCCCAGAACGACGACGTTTACAACTCTGA